One Thermosipho atlanticus DSM 15807 DNA window includes the following coding sequences:
- a CDS encoding MATE family efflux transporter produces the protein MDSKNRIDVLSRGIFSSLFLLSWPIIISNLMQTLYNAVDAYFLGKLGKIEFSAPTIVWPLIFVFISLSIGFTQAGVTLVAQYTGAKNNENARKSAGQVLLISSILGIVLSLIGIIISKPVISLIAGNESKEVVKYAVSYFNLIMLGLPFAFVFNSVSAILRGWGDSKFTMNIMLISTILNIILDPLLIFGFSSLPALGVKGAAIATTTSRIVAAVISINHLFTGKRGFKIALKCLKPDFRLIKKVFRIGLPGSVSMTFTSLGFVVIMRFVSSFGPTVVSAYGVGNRIINFITMISFGIGSSVTTMIGQFLGANDIKNAEKTVKIAFVTNFLIVLSLSTLTFLFGGNLTKFFINDSEVIQVGYLFFKYVSFSLPFFTSMTVFTNTLIGAGRTELSMIVDITRLWGIRVPLIAIFSSRFGFKGLFFAMIISNILALILAWLFVKFGNWKKSIVHS, from the coding sequence TTGGATTCAAAAAACAGGATTGATGTGCTTAGTAGGGGAATTTTCTCGTCTTTATTTTTATTAAGTTGGCCAATAATAATTTCAAATCTTATGCAAACTTTATACAATGCTGTCGACGCTTATTTTTTAGGTAAGTTAGGAAAAATAGAATTTTCGGCTCCAACAATTGTTTGGCCTCTTATTTTTGTTTTTATTTCTCTATCTATAGGTTTTACACAAGCGGGTGTTACGCTCGTTGCTCAGTATACTGGAGCCAAAAACAATGAAAATGCAAGAAAATCTGCTGGTCAAGTTTTACTAATATCAAGTATTTTAGGAATTGTACTTTCCTTAATTGGAATTATTATTTCGAAACCTGTTATTTCATTGATAGCTGGTAATGAAAGCAAAGAGGTTGTAAAATATGCGGTTTCTTATTTTAATTTAATTATGTTAGGATTGCCATTTGCATTTGTTTTTAACTCAGTTTCTGCAATTTTAAGAGGGTGGGGCGACTCGAAATTTACAATGAATATAATGTTAATTTCAACTATTTTAAATATAATATTGGATCCATTATTGATTTTTGGCTTTAGTTCTTTACCAGCATTAGGGGTAAAAGGAGCAGCAATTGCTACCACTACTTCAAGGATTGTTGCTGCTGTGATTTCAATAAATCATTTGTTTACTGGGAAGAGAGGTTTTAAAATTGCTTTGAAGTGCTTAAAACCCGATTTTAGATTAATAAAAAAAGTTTTTAGGATAGGACTTCCTGGTTCAGTAAGTATGACTTTTACATCTTTGGGTTTTGTTGTAATTATGCGATTTGTTTCTAGTTTTGGGCCAACTGTGGTTAGCGCATATGGAGTGGGGAATAGAATAATAAATTTTATTACTATGATTTCGTTTGGAATTGGGAGTTCAGTTACAACTATGATTGGACAGTTTTTAGGTGCCAATGACATAAAAAACGCTGAAAAAACAGTAAAAATTGCATTTGTTACTAATTTTTTGATTGTTTTATCTTTAAGTACACTAACTTTTCTGTTCGGTGGAAACCTTACTAAGTTTTTTATAAACGATTCAGAAGTAATTCAGGTCGGTTATTTGTTCTTTAAATATGTTTCATTTTCTTTGCCGTTTTTTACATCGATGACTGTATTTACGAATACTTTGATAGGTGCTGGAAGAACAGAACTATCAATGATAGTTGATATAACAAGACTTTGGGGTATCAGAGTGCCTTTAATTGCAATATTTTCTTCGCGTTTTGGTTTTAAAGGATTATTTTTTGCTATGATAATAAGTAATATATTAGCTTTAATTTTAGCATGGTTATTTGTGAAATTTGGAAATTGGAAAAAATCAATTGTACATAGCTAA
- the lpdA gene encoding dihydrolipoyl dehydrogenase, giving the protein MYDVVIIGGGPGGYVAAIRLSQLGKKVALIEKENLGGTCTNKGCIPTKAMLAAAHLYTEINSKAKKFGISVENVSYDLTSIMKHTNKSITMSRKGIEFLMKKNKIDVFKGTGIIEDKNHVRIKETDETIEGKYLILAHGSTPTIFSPFDKVEGIWTSDDVFKMKKLPEDILVIGGGVIGVEFSTFFSSLGKKVILVELEEHILPFEDNDVAEVIRKSLVKKGVQVLEKTKVTDIKKENERYKVIVQNEKELIELSVEKILLAVGRKPNIPEDVRKLGVEIKRGVVTDNKMRTNIENVYAIGDVRGQIMLAHVAMFEGIVAAHNIAGEEKVMDYNAVPSIIFSNPEVASTGLKEKDVDPEKVIIGKFPVSANGRARTMEEREGFVKVIAEKGTGKIVGISIVSPSATDMIMEGVIAVKHGLTIEELASAIHPHPTLTETILGAIETAEGMGIHI; this is encoded by the coding sequence ATGTATGATGTTGTAATAATTGGTGGAGGTCCTGGAGGATATGTTGCAGCAATTAGGTTATCTCAATTAGGGAAGAAGGTTGCGTTAATAGAAAAAGAAAATTTAGGAGGAACGTGTACAAATAAAGGTTGTATTCCTACAAAAGCCATGCTAGCAGCTGCACATTTATATACTGAAATTAATTCAAAAGCAAAAAAGTTTGGTATTTCGGTAGAAAACGTTTCATATGATTTGACAAGTATTATGAAGCATACCAATAAATCTATTACTATGTCGAGAAAAGGAATCGAATTTTTAATGAAGAAAAATAAAATAGATGTCTTTAAAGGAACAGGAATCATCGAAGATAAAAATCATGTGAGAATTAAAGAAACTGACGAAACTATAGAGGGTAAATATTTAATTTTAGCTCATGGTTCTACCCCTACAATTTTTTCGCCATTTGACAAAGTAGAAGGAATTTGGACGAGTGATGATGTTTTTAAGATGAAAAAATTGCCGGAGGATATTTTAGTTATAGGCGGTGGAGTTATAGGAGTAGAATTCTCAACATTTTTTTCATCGTTGGGAAAGAAGGTAATACTTGTGGAGTTAGAGGAACATATTTTACCATTTGAAGATAATGATGTTGCAGAAGTTATAAGAAAGTCATTGGTTAAAAAAGGAGTTCAAGTTTTGGAAAAAACAAAAGTAACTGATATTAAAAAAGAAAATGAGAGATATAAAGTGATTGTTCAAAATGAAAAAGAATTAATAGAATTATCTGTGGAAAAAATATTATTAGCTGTTGGAAGAAAGCCCAATATACCAGAAGATGTTAGAAAATTAGGTGTGGAAATAAAGAGAGGAGTTGTAACAGATAATAAGATGAGAACAAATATAGAAAATGTTTATGCAATTGGTGATGTTCGAGGACAGATAATGTTAGCACATGTTGCAATGTTTGAAGGAATTGTTGCAGCGCATAATATAGCCGGTGAAGAAAAAGTTATGGATTATAATGCTGTGCCATCGATAATTTTTTCAAATCCTGAAGTTGCTTCTACAGGTTTGAAAGAAAAAGATGTTGATCCTGAGAAAGTTATTATTGGAAAATTTCCAGTTTCGGCAAATGGAAGAGCGAGAACTATGGAAGAACGAGAAGGCTTTGTAAAGGTAATTGCTGAAAAAGGTACAGGAAAAATAGTTGGAATTAGTATTGTTTCACCTTCGGCTACAGATATGATAATGGAAGGGGTAATAGCTGTTAAGCATGGATTGACTATAGAAGAACTTGCAAGTGCAATCCATCCGCATCCAACTTTGACAGAAACTATTTTGGGTGCTATTGAAACTGCAGAAGGTATGGGAATTCATATTTAA
- a CDS encoding aminopeptidase: protein MLKEYAEVALKIGVNLQKNQILFIKAPIDAREFVETITELAFDMGAYNVYIKWNDEIVNKIKLKKAPEDALKDIPEWEIKATEELINRKACFLSITGGDPDVLKDVPPKRIGIAQKARNNAMKEVSKRIMSNEISWCVVAYPTEKWALKVFNKNNTKEQLLEYILKASRIFGDPIKNWKEHIEKLQRITNFLNQMQFEFLHYEGPGTDLKVGLPKNHIWISGSQKNSDGVTFVPNIPTEEIFTAPHREQIEGIVRNSLPLVYAGNVIDKFELEFKNGKVVKYKAEIGEEVLKTILETDEGATSLGEVALVSVDSPIYQMKTIFYNTLFDENAASHFAFGRAYTSCIKNGEKMSEEELKNIGLNTSITHVDFMIGNENMRVTGFKNGEKITLMENGRWKI from the coding sequence ATGTTAAAAGAATATGCAGAGGTAGCTCTTAAAATTGGGGTAAATCTTCAAAAAAATCAAATCCTTTTCATAAAAGCCCCAATTGATGCTCGTGAATTTGTAGAAACAATTACAGAACTTGCATTTGATATGGGAGCATACAATGTATATATTAAGTGGAATGATGAAATTGTTAACAAAATTAAACTCAAAAAGGCTCCGGAAGATGCCTTAAAAGACATACCAGAATGGGAAATAAAAGCCACAGAAGAATTAATTAATAGAAAAGCTTGTTTTCTTAGTATAACAGGTGGAGATCCAGATGTTTTAAAAGATGTGCCCCCAAAAAGAATAGGTATTGCCCAAAAGGCAAGAAACAATGCAATGAAAGAAGTTTCTAAGAGAATTATGTCTAACGAAATTAGTTGGTGTGTAGTGGCTTATCCTACTGAAAAATGGGCTTTGAAAGTCTTTAATAAAAATAACACTAAAGAGCAACTCTTAGAATACATTTTAAAAGCATCAAGAATATTTGGTGATCCAATAAAAAATTGGAAAGAACATATTGAAAAATTACAAAGAATCACCAATTTTTTAAACCAAATGCAATTTGAATTTCTGCATTATGAAGGTCCAGGAACAGATCTAAAAGTAGGCCTTCCTAAAAATCACATTTGGATTTCCGGGTCACAAAAAAACAGTGATGGTGTAACTTTTGTACCAAATATTCCCACTGAAGAAATTTTTACCGCACCACATAGGGAACAAATAGAAGGAATAGTAAGAAATAGTTTGCCACTTGTATATGCGGGAAATGTAATTGACAAGTTTGAATTGGAATTCAAAAACGGCAAGGTTGTAAAATATAAAGCTGAAATAGGAGAAGAAGTGTTGAAAACCATTCTTGAAACTGACGAGGGTGCCACCTCATTAGGTGAAGTTGCTTTGGTTTCAGTTGATTCTCCAATATATCAAATGAAAACTATTTTCTATAATACACTATTCGATGAAAATGCCGCTTCTCATTTTGCATTTGGCCGGGCATACACAAGTTGTATAAAAAATGGAGAGAAAATGAGTGAAGAAGAATTGAAAAATATTGGGTTAAATACAAGTATAACTCATGTTGATTTTATGATAGGAAATGAAAACATGAGAGTTACCGGATTTAAAAACGGTGAAAAAATCACTCTTATGGAAAATGGCAGATGGAAAATTTGA
- a CDS encoding ABC transporter ATP-binding protein, with amino-acid sequence MMKLFKYLKKYSFLITFAIIFVIFQGLLNLYLPDLMADIVNQGVVRGNIDYILNIGGKMLLITLLNITSAVISTYFAAKVAMLFGKDLRSMVFKKVMNFSLHEVDKFGTSTLITRNTNDITQIQTVVFLMLRLVSLAPVMAIGGTIMAVSKSAKLSMVLLVSIPVMFVAVYFIAKYTMPLFRSMQKKLDKLNRILRENLTGVRVIRAFAKTNYEKQRFEIANEDLTQTTLKVNRVFALVFPFIMLVMNFTIVFLIWIGAVQVDKGTLQVGDIMAVMQYVIQIMFSFIMISMIFIFLPRASASAERVYEVLSSETSINEPENPVIPERKGEIEFKDVTFYYEKAKEPALQNISFKVHPGEFVGIIGSSGSGKSTLINLLLRFYDVSKGEILIDGVNIKDLSQKELRNMVSLVPSRPVIFSGTIEDNVRIGKENATEEEIIEALKVAQAWDFVSKLPNGIKTEVSQGGTNLSGGQKQRLAIARGIIGEKKIYIFDDSFSALDFKTDSKVRMALRERLKDSTVIIISLRVATIMNLDKIIVLDNGKIAGIGTHKELMQTSHVYSEIVTTQLSEEEIA; translated from the coding sequence ATGATGAAACTTTTTAAATATCTAAAAAAATATTCGTTTTTAATAACTTTTGCTATAATTTTCGTTATTTTCCAAGGATTGTTGAATTTATATCTTCCAGATTTAATGGCAGATATTGTAAATCAAGGTGTAGTTAGAGGAAACATAGATTATATATTAAACATTGGTGGAAAAATGTTGTTAATTACTCTTTTAAATATTACATCTGCTGTAATTTCTACTTATTTTGCTGCAAAAGTTGCGATGTTGTTTGGAAAGGATCTAAGAAGTATGGTTTTTAAGAAAGTGATGAATTTCTCTTTACATGAAGTTGATAAATTTGGAACATCTACTCTTATTACAAGAAATACCAACGACATTACTCAAATCCAAACTGTGGTTTTTTTAATGCTTAGGTTGGTTTCATTGGCCCCAGTTATGGCTATTGGTGGAACGATTATGGCAGTTTCAAAAAGTGCAAAACTTTCAATGGTATTGCTTGTTTCGATTCCTGTAATGTTTGTAGCGGTATACTTTATAGCCAAGTATACAATGCCATTATTTAGATCTATGCAAAAAAAATTAGATAAATTGAACAGAATTTTGAGAGAGAATTTAACCGGTGTAAGAGTGATAAGAGCGTTTGCAAAAACAAATTATGAAAAACAGAGATTTGAAATAGCAAATGAAGATTTAACTCAAACAACATTAAAAGTGAATAGGGTTTTTGCATTAGTTTTTCCTTTTATTATGTTGGTTATGAATTTTACAATAGTTTTTTTGATTTGGATTGGAGCAGTTCAGGTTGATAAAGGAACATTACAGGTTGGGGATATTATGGCGGTAATGCAATATGTTATACAAATAATGTTTTCATTTATAATGATTTCAATGATCTTTATATTTCTTCCACGAGCATCGGCTTCAGCAGAAAGAGTTTATGAAGTTTTAAGTTCTGAGACAAGCATAAATGAACCAGAAAACCCTGTTATACCAGAAAGGAAAGGAGAAATTGAATTTAAAGATGTTACTTTTTATTACGAAAAAGCAAAAGAACCGGCTTTGCAAAATATAAGTTTTAAGGTTCATCCTGGTGAATTTGTGGGAATAATTGGTAGTTCTGGTTCAGGAAAAAGTACGCTTATTAACCTTTTATTGAGATTTTATGATGTTTCAAAAGGCGAAATATTGATCGATGGTGTAAATATAAAAGATTTATCTCAGAAAGAATTGAGAAATATGGTCTCTTTAGTTCCTTCGAGGCCTGTAATTTTTTCAGGTACAATAGAAGACAATGTGAGAATAGGTAAAGAGAATGCAACTGAAGAGGAAATAATAGAAGCGTTAAAAGTAGCCCAAGCTTGGGACTTTGTTTCGAAACTTCCAAACGGTATAAAAACAGAAGTTTCACAGGGGGGAACAAATTTATCTGGAGGGCAGAAGCAAAGGCTTGCAATAGCAAGGGGCATAATTGGGGAGAAAAAAATATATATATTTGATGATAGTTTTTCTGCTCTTGATTTTAAGACTGATTCAAAAGTAAGAATGGCATTACGTGAAAGGTTAAAAGATTCAACCGTTATTATTATTTCTTTAAGGGTTGCTACTATTATGAATTTAGACAAAATAATCGTTTTAGATAACGGAAAAATTGCTGGAATAGGTACACATAAGGAATTGATGCAAACTTCTCATGTTTATAGTGAGATTGTCACCACGCAGCTTTCTGAGGAGGAGATAGCATGA
- a CDS encoding M3 family oligoendopeptidase, translating to MIFTSEKVVKKERKYFKDLDPTNAEDIVAKLNELIDTPINDEKDIIEIVEKFTELADAVSEEMGWRYINMTRFADKKEFADKFNSYFANVVSKVRPYSFKLEKKIYDSPLSKNLSEKYQHMMNIISRNIEMFREENIPLQVEERKISNKYGAIFGSITVKFEGKEKTLQQLLPYLKSPDRDIRERAWRKRFEGILAKKEEFNKIFDELKELRIKQAKNAGFDNYRDYMHNLKGRTEYSVKDVIAFHDAVEKKVMPFFKERMEKRAKKLGIVTVRPWDRAVDADGKVLKPFETIDEFINKAIKILGKVKPIFGERLEMMKNSGLLDLENRKGKAPGGYNYTLPETGAPFIFMNATGQSGDVRTLLHESGHAMHTFETVNIPIMYYRPSRSEINELASMSMELLTLHYWQEYYPDSEDFKKAMIEELENAVLFLPWCMTVDAFQQWIYTHPEHTPEERAEYFGKLMDRFNQGVDWTGLEEEKRYRWLFQLHIFQAPFYYIEYGIAQLGALAIYKNYLENPQKTIENYINFLKEGYKAPIDKIYEIAGIKLDFSETYIGEIVDFVKERLNELEK from the coding sequence ATGATTTTTACGAGTGAGAAGGTTGTAAAAAAAGAAAGAAAGTACTTTAAGGATTTGGATCCAACAAATGCTGAAGATATTGTTGCAAAGTTAAATGAGCTTATAGACACACCCATAAATGATGAGAAAGATATCATTGAAATTGTTGAGAAGTTTACGGAATTAGCTGATGCAGTCTCTGAAGAGATGGGGTGGAGATACATAAATATGACAAGATTTGCAGATAAAAAAGAGTTTGCGGATAAATTCAACAGTTATTTTGCAAATGTTGTTTCGAAAGTTAGACCATATTCTTTTAAGCTTGAAAAGAAAATATATGATTCGCCCCTTTCGAAAAATTTATCAGAAAAATACCAGCACATGATGAATATAATTTCTAGGAATATTGAAATGTTCAGAGAAGAAAATATTCCTTTGCAGGTGGAGGAAAGAAAAATATCAAACAAATATGGTGCAATTTTTGGTTCCATCACAGTAAAATTTGAAGGTAAAGAGAAAACTTTACAACAACTTCTGCCATATTTGAAATCACCGGATAGAGATATCAGAGAAAGAGCCTGGAGAAAAAGATTTGAGGGTATCCTTGCAAAAAAAGAAGAGTTTAACAAAATTTTTGATGAGTTAAAGGAGCTTAGAATTAAACAGGCTAAGAATGCTGGTTTTGATAATTACAGAGATTATATGCATAATCTCAAGGGAAGAACCGAATATTCCGTAAAAGATGTAATAGCTTTTCATGACGCTGTTGAAAAAAAAGTAATGCCATTTTTTAAAGAAAGAATGGAAAAACGGGCGAAAAAATTAGGTATAGTTACGGTGAGACCATGGGATAGAGCAGTTGATGCAGATGGGAAAGTTTTAAAACCTTTTGAAACTATCGATGAATTTATAAATAAAGCAATAAAAATATTAGGTAAAGTGAAACCAATTTTTGGAGAACGCCTCGAAATGATGAAAAATTCTGGTTTGTTAGATTTAGAAAATAGAAAAGGAAAAGCTCCTGGAGGATATAACTATACACTACCTGAAACTGGTGCACCATTTATTTTTATGAATGCAACAGGCCAAAGTGGTGATGTAAGAACTTTATTACATGAATCAGGGCATGCAATGCATACTTTCGAAACAGTTAATATACCAATTATGTATTATAGACCTTCAAGATCGGAGATCAATGAGTTAGCTTCAATGAGCATGGAACTTTTGACACTTCACTATTGGCAAGAGTATTATCCAGATAGTGAAGACTTCAAAAAAGCAATGATTGAAGAGTTAGAAAATGCAGTTTTATTTTTACCATGGTGTATGACTGTGGATGCATTTCAACAATGGATTTATACTCATCCAGAACATACACCAGAAGAAAGGGCAGAGTATTTTGGAAAGCTTATGGACAGATTTAATCAAGGGGTTGATTGGACAGGGTTAGAAGAAGAAAAAAGATATAGATGGTTGTTCCAACTCCATATTTTTCAAGCTCCATTTTATTATATTGAATATGGTATTGCTCAGTTGGGGGCATTAGCTATATACAAAAATTATTTAGAAAATCCACAAAAAACAATAGAAAATTATATCAACTTTTTAAAAGAAGGATATAAAGCACCTATAGATAAAATTTATGAAATTGCCGGTATTAAGTTAGATTTTTCCGAAACTTATATTGGCGAAATAGTAGATTTTGTTAAAGAACGTTTGAATGAACTTGAAAAATGA
- a CDS encoding potassium channel beta subunit family protein: MNYRKVGKWGLKISELSLGSWVTFGNQLDIGGAKEIVREAFKNGINFFDTAEAYANGMAESMLGEILKEFRRSDIVVSTKIFWGGNGPNDRGLSRKHLIEGIWGSLKRLQLNYVDIVYCHRPDPETPIEETVLAMDYIIRSGLALYWGTSEWSAEQLESAHKACKELNCIPPIVEQPQYNMLVRKRVEKEYQPIYEKYGMGLTTWSPLASGVLTGKYNNGIPEDSRLAKFPNLKKHLEESGILSEQTFVKLQKIQKIADSLDAKLSQLALAWCLLNPHVSSVILGVSKLEQLHENLKALEIKEKITKDIADEINKILEEE, encoded by the coding sequence ATGAACTATAGAAAAGTAGGAAAGTGGGGATTGAAAATAAGCGAACTTTCATTAGGTTCTTGGGTGACTTTTGGCAATCAGCTTGACATTGGAGGAGCAAAAGAAATAGTTAGAGAAGCATTTAAAAATGGAATTAACTTCTTTGATACTGCTGAAGCATATGCAAATGGAATGGCTGAATCCATGCTTGGGGAAATTTTAAAAGAATTCAGGAGAAGCGATATCGTTGTTTCAACTAAGATTTTTTGGGGAGGAAATGGTCCAAATGATAGAGGACTTTCAAGAAAGCATTTAATTGAAGGTATTTGGGGTTCACTAAAAAGGTTACAACTTAATTATGTCGATATAGTGTATTGTCATAGACCAGATCCTGAAACTCCTATTGAAGAGACTGTACTTGCTATGGACTATATTATAAGAAGCGGATTGGCTCTATATTGGGGAACTTCTGAATGGAGTGCTGAACAATTGGAAAGCGCCCATAAAGCTTGTAAAGAACTTAATTGTATTCCTCCTATAGTTGAACAACCCCAATATAACATGTTGGTAAGAAAAAGAGTTGAAAAAGAATATCAACCAATATATGAGAAATATGGAATGGGGCTTACAACATGGAGTCCACTTGCTTCTGGAGTACTAACTGGAAAATACAATAACGGAATTCCTGAAGATTCAAGGCTTGCAAAATTTCCTAACTTAAAAAAACACCTTGAAGAAAGTGGAATATTGAGTGAACAAACATTTGTAAAACTTCAAAAAATTCAAAAAATTGCAGACAGTCTGGATGCAAAACTCTCCCAACTTGCACTTGCATGGTGTCTCTTGAATCCACATGTAAGTAGCGTAATTTTAGGAGTTTCTAAACTAGAACAATTACATGAAAATTTGAAAGCACTTGAAATAAAGGAAAAAATAACGAAAGATATTGCTGATGAGATCAACAAAATATTGGAGGAGGAATAA
- a CDS encoding MarR family winged helix-turn-helix transcriptional regulator — protein MNFNDFSEVFKLLSEFGKVRFQILRSALENDNVHPGQVPMLFIISSNPGISQNEIAKRMHITSSTVAIMLRRMEKHGLVERKQNEQDRRELKVYLTEKAKKLVEKLFEKMKNFESLSLRNFSKDEIETFENLLRKMLKNLEAMKHDETF, from the coding sequence ATGAATTTTAATGATTTTTCAGAAGTTTTTAAACTATTATCTGAGTTTGGTAAGGTTCGGTTTCAAATTTTAAGAAGTGCATTAGAAAATGATAACGTTCATCCTGGACAAGTCCCAATGCTTTTTATAATATCCAGCAATCCAGGAATTTCGCAAAATGAAATTGCAAAAAGAATGCATATTACATCCTCAACTGTTGCAATAATGTTGAGAAGGATGGAAAAACATGGTTTGGTGGAAAGGAAGCAAAATGAACAAGATAGGCGAGAATTGAAAGTCTATTTAACCGAAAAAGCTAAGAAGCTTGTGGAGAAGCTTTTTGAAAAAATGAAAAATTTTGAGAGTTTGAGTTTGAGAAATTTCAGTAAAGATGAAATTGAAACTTTTGAAAACCTTTTAAGGAAAATGTTGAAAAATTTGGAGGCGATGAAACATGATGAAACTTTTTAA
- a CDS encoding RNase H family protein, whose product MLEIAKIDINYKIGNFKIEKNLDFQNENLKKIYEELRSKLSGFKIVGVKHFSFQEIYFIERNNHSLKIQLFYNKYFEPTKLKILQATDNQIANLFLSHFKSPINQEITKAYVDGSYKSSGKIGAGLVIVKTGGIEKYYKFITKYAKHRNVTGEIVATLLALEYAKNETINNLEIFYDYTGIEMWSVGRWKPKTELTKKYKNLYDKYSKIINVTFTKVKAHTGERFNDLADKLAKKAIEDEKTHVKYDIEI is encoded by the coding sequence TTGTTGGAAATAGCGAAGATTGATATAAATTACAAAATTGGTAATTTTAAAATTGAAAAAAATTTAGATTTTCAAAATGAAAATTTGAAAAAAATTTATGAGGAACTCAGAAGTAAATTATCTGGTTTTAAAATTGTTGGTGTAAAACATTTCTCTTTTCAAGAAATATACTTTATTGAAAGAAACAATCACTCTTTAAAGATTCAACTTTTCTACAACAAATATTTCGAACCCACAAAACTAAAAATCCTTCAAGCAACTGATAACCAAATTGCAAATTTATTTCTTTCCCATTTTAAATCTCCAATAAACCAAGAAATAACTAAGGCTTACGTTGATGGTAGTTACAAAAGTTCCGGAAAAATAGGAGCAGGTCTAGTCATAGTTAAAACAGGTGGAATTGAAAAATATTACAAATTCATCACAAAATATGCAAAGCACAGAAATGTAACAGGTGAAATTGTTGCTACACTTTTAGCACTTGAATATGCAAAAAATGAAACGATAAATAACCTTGAGATATTTTACGATTATACTGGAATTGAAATGTGGAGTGTAGGAAGATGGAAACCTAAAACCGAATTGACAAAAAAATATAAAAATTTATATGATAAGTACTCAAAAATTATAAATGTAACGTTTACAAAAGTAAAAGCACACACAGGAGAAAGATTTAACGATCTTGCAGATAAATTAGCTAAGAAAGCAATAGAAGATGAAAAAACTCATGTAAAATATGATATCGAAATTTAA